The Streptococcus parasanguinis genomic sequence TGGAACCTAATTGACGGGCTTGATCATTCAAATCTGAAACAGACTCTGAAAGATCCGCTACGGCTGTAAAGAGTGGGTCAATCGTTGCAACTTTTTGATTCAAATCATCCGTTAAAACATTGACTTTTGCCAATAGATCATTGGTCTGATGCAAGGTGACATTGACATCTGATGTCAAAACTTGGATGGTTTTTTGCGTCTCATCTACAACTTTTCCAATCTTTGAGAGGAAAAAAATCATATAAATGACAAGCGCTACTAAGGCAAGGCCTAAGAGGCCGTAGGCAATTTCAATAAACATATATTACTCCTTTGCTTCTACATAATAAGGGGCTTTTTTGCGACGTTGGTAGATGATGATGGCGAGTCCAACTAGAATCAGGATCATCGACAACCACTGGGAAACACGTAAGCCCGCAAACATCAGGCTATCTGTCCGCATTCCTTCGATGATCATCCGACCAAAACCATACCAGATAAGGTAAAAGGCTGTGATCTCACCTTGTCGCAAAAATTGTGGCTTCCTACGAAGAATCAAGATCAAGAGAAAACCTAGCAGATTCCAACTGGATTCATATAAGAACGTTGGCTGACGGTAACTACCATCTATATACATTTGATCTCGAATAAAAGAGGGCAGGTAGTTGAGACTTTTAACAGCAGCTCCATAAGCTTCCTGGTTAAAGAAGTTTCCCCAGCGACCAATACTCTGTGCAATCATGACGCTTGGGGCCGCAATATCTAAGAAATCAATTGGCTCAATCAAGCGTCTACGAGAGAATAGATAGAGGACAAGGGCACCTGTCAAGAGGCCACCATAAATCGCGATTCCTCCGTTCCAGATCGCAAAAATCTCACTAAGATGCTGGCTATAGTAACCCCATTCGAAAATAACGTAATAGAGTCTGGCCCCCACAATCGCAAGAGGAAAGGCAATCAAAATGAAATCAATGATATCATCTGGATCAATTTTCTTACGAGGTGCTTCTTTCATAGAAAGATAAACGGCTAGAATCAAGCCAGAGACAATACAAATTGCGTACCAACGAATACTGATCGGACCTAATTGAAGGGCTACTGGATTCATTCCTTCACCTCATTTTGACTAATCAACTGGGACAGACGTTCTTCAAAGGTTTTAGTGGCATCATAGCCCATTTCTTTGGCACGAACATTCATCGCCGCTGCTTCGATCACGACCGAAATGTTCCGTCCAGTCTTCACAGGGATGCGAATCCGAGGAATAGTCACGCCACCGATTTCCAATTCTTCTGCATTATTACCTAGACGATCATAAACCTGATCCTTAGCATAATTTTCCAAGTAAACGGCGATTTGGACTTGTGAAGAATCCTTGACAGCACTCGCACCGTAAAGACTCATGACATCGATAATCCCGACACCACGGATCTCTAGTAAGTGGCGTAGGATTTCAGCTGGCTCTCCCCAAAGGGTCATCTCGTCTCTCGCATAGATATCAACTCGGTCATCTGCTACGAGGCGGTGACCCCGCTTGACAAGTTCCAGACCTGTCTCGCTTTTCCCGATTCCGCTATCTCCTTGGATCAAGACACCCATCCCATAAATATCCATCAAGACACCGTGTACACTCGTACGTTCTGCTAGGCGACTATCCAAATAGCTAGAAAGTTCTCCAGATAAACGACTCGTTGCAACATTGCTCTTCAAAATGGCTAGTTGCTTCTCTTCAGCAGCTCGCAACATTTCTTCTGGAATTTCTAAATTCCTCGCGACAATGATGACAGGTGTCTCTGGCTGGAACATCTTGCGCAGGACCTGATGACGGTTGTGAGAGCTCATCTTCACCAGGTAGGACCATTCTTTCATTCCTACAAGCTGAATCCGCTCAGGTGTGTAATAGTCGAAATAGCCCGTCATTTCAAGACCTGGACGTGAAATGTCCGCAGTCGTAATTTCCTTGCTTAAGAGGCTATCATCCCCATAAACAACCGATAGACGAAGCTTTTCCTGTAGATCGCGAACAGTAACTGCCATATCATTCTCCCTTTTCAAATTCTCTCTCTATTATAGCAGATTTTCTCTTCAGACGAGAGCCTGAAGTGTCATTTGAAAGATCCATTTTCAACTCCTTTTTAAGGCAAGCAAAAAGAGGCGAAGACAAAGGTCTCCAACCTCTAGGAAATGATGGGAACATATGAAAAATGCTCTAGCCTTCACCATGCAAGTAATCTGTAATCATGGATTTGATTCCGGTAGAGACCGCATAGACCACCGCATTTGAAGGGAATGCGATCAATCCGAGCATAAAGACGGCAGGTCCTCCCCCAACAAGGAGAAAACCAGATACAAAACCGGCAGAAATAAAATCGAAAACCGATAAATTTGTGGCTTTCTAGCCATTTCTGTTGGCAGAAACAAGAGGTAGAAGAGACTATTCCAAATGCCCAGTGGAAAAAGGGCCATTCCGATCAAAACTGTTCCAACTCCTTCTCCAAAAACACGATTTAAAATGAAAAACTGTCCTATAAAACTAAAGAAGATATATAGAATAAAAGCAAGGGAATAGAACTTCTGCTTCACTCGCATCTCCTTTTAGAAAAATGGACTATCATTCTGATCATGGATGGGTTCGGCCTCTTTTCTTCGACGAGGTCGAGGGCCATTGTCAAATATTTCCTGCTCCTCCTCGTCCTTATAAGGTAAGGTCGTATCTAACAGTAAATAGATAATCACACCGATAAAGGCATGAGAAACCGTGAAAAGAATAAACAAGAAGCGTAGGAGAGTTACGCTAAGACCAAATTTATCAGCTAAGCCAGCTAGCACACCTGAAACCAGGCGATGTCGTTTTAATTTGTAAAATGATGATGTCATTTGATTTTCCTCTTTCTAGTTAGACCTATTTTAGCAGAGTCGAACTGGAAAGAGATCCGCCTAAAGACCGATTCTTACTCTTGTCTCATTTCAAGGAATTGCAGGCGGCTGTGACAGCGACCGCAGGCATATTTCTTCAGATCGATTTTTCGCTTTCGTCTATACTCTTGGCCACAATGGGGACATTGATAGAGATAGATCCGCTTGACTCGCCCAGTTCTATCTGGTAGAGGAGGTGTGAAACGAAGACCGTCCACTTGCTGGAGAAGTTGCTTAAAGTCTAGATCTTTGTGGCGATAGCCTTTTCCTTGATCGTAAAGATGGTAATGGCAGAGCTCGTGACGGACGATTTTACGAAAGACCTCTAACCCGAAAGCTTGGTATATTTTCGGGTTGAAATCAAGGTGTCGATCTTTGGGAAAGAAACGACCCCCAGTAGTTTGAAGACGTGAATTCCACTCTGCTTGATGGCGGAATTCTCTCCCAAAATCTTCTAGGGATACTTGGCGTACATACTCAGTCAGATTCATTCGGAGCTACCAAACTGAGATTGACTTTTTCGCGTTCCACATCAATCTTCTTCACCCAGACGGTTACCAAATCACCTACTGATACGACCTGGCTTGGATGCTTGATAAACTGCTTGCTCATATGGGAGATATGAATCAAGCCATCTTCGTGAATGCCAATATCGACAAAGGCCCCAAAGTCAACCACATTGCGCACAACCCCTTCTAATTTTTGGCCTATATGGAGGTCTTTAATATCCAAGACATCCTGACGGAGCACGGGTGCATCAAAGGAATCCCGCAAATCGCGACCTGGTTTTAGGAGATCGGCAATAATATCTTTCAGGGTTTCTGGTCCCAGATCCAGCTGAGTAGACATCTCCTTTATGTTCACAGCTTTTAATTTTTCCTGAGCGGATGCATCGAGGTCGGTAATTTCAAGAAGTTGAAAAAGTTTTTCAACTTCCTTGTAACTTTCAGGGTGAACGCCGGTATTGTCCAAGATATTTTTACTTTCAGGAATGCGTAAGAATCCAGCCGCTTGCTCGAAAGCCTTGGCACCGAGGCGAGGGACTTTTTTAATTTGCGCTCGTGAAAGAATCATTCCTTCTTCTTCCCGGTATTTCACGATATTTTCAGAGATGGTCTTATTGAGTCCTGCTACATGGGCTAAGAGAGAGGGACTAGCCGTATTGATATTGACCCCAACTTGGTTGACCACGGTGTCTACCACGAAATCCAAGCTTTCTGTCAGTTTTTTCTGATTGACATCGTGTTGGTATTGACCGACACCGATGGATTTGGCATCGATTTTCACCAATTCTGCTAGCGGATCTTGCAAGCGGCGGGCAATGGAGATGGCCGAGCGTTTTTCAACGGTTAGCTCTGGGAACTCATGACGGGCCAACTCACTAGCTGAGTAGACAGAGGCTCCGCTTTCATTGACAATAACATAGCGAACTCCTGGATGGTCATGAAGCACCTCTGCGACAAAGGCCTCACTTTCACGGCTGGCGGTTCCATTTCCAATCGCAATAATTTCTACTCCGAACTCCTTGATCAAGGAAGACAGATCCTTTTTAGCCTGCTCGATCTGAGCTGGTTTTGCAGGAGCAACTGGATAGATGACCTGGGTGGCAAGCATCTTTCCTGTCTCATCGACAACGGCTAGTTTAGCACCGGTCCGAAAGGCTGGGTCAAATCCAAGGACCACGCGCCCTTTTAATGGAGGAATGAGCAATAGATTCCGTAGATTCTCAGAGAACAATTGAATGGCTCCGTCTTCTGCCACCTCCGTCAACTCTGTCCGAATCCGACGTTCAATCGCGGGAACGATTTTTTTCTTAACCGCCTGTTGAATAACCTCATCGATATAGGCATTTTTCGTTTTAAAACGAGCCTCAAAAATACGAATGATCCGATCCAGTTGATGCTCGAATCCAACTTTGAGAACGCCCAATTTTTCCCCACGATTGAGCGCCAGGGTCCGGTAGCCTTGCATACTCTTGATCTTCTCAGAAAAATCATAATAGATTTCAAAGGTTCTCTTAGGATCTAAGCTTTCATCCTTCAAGGTTGACGTCATGAGGGAATACCCATGAATTTCTTGATAGGTGAGGGCCCGTAATTGGGTATCCTCTGAAATAGCTTCTACCAGAATATCCACTGCACCAGCTAAAGCCGCAGTTTCAGTTGGGAAGGCCTCACAGGTAAATTTCTGAGCCTCTACTTCCAAGTTTGGACTATTTTGCAAAATGAGGCGTGCCAAGGGGAAAAGTCCTGCTTCTCGGGCAATCGTCGCCTTTGTCCGCCGTTTTTCCTTATAAGGGAGATAAAGCTCTTCGACATCCGCTAATTTTTCAGCAGCCTCAATAGCCTGCTTGAGCGCCTCTGTCAGTTTGCCTTGTTCCTCAATCTTAGCAAGGACGGTTTCCTTTCGTTCAGCCAGAGCCGTTAAGGATTTGTCCCGGTCAATAATGGCCTTAATCGCTACTTCATCTAAATTTCCCGTCATATCTTTTCGATAGCGGGCAATAAAAGGAATGGTTGAGCCTTCTGCGGTCAGACTCAATACGGTATCGATTTGTTTTAAGCTAACACCCAATTCTTGGGCTATTTTTTCATATTTATCCATAGCTTCTATTATAGCATATTTTGCTACCATCAAAGGGGAGATCGCCTGTTCTGGTCTCTGTTTCAGGGATTTTTCATAGAATAATTTTGGCCCTATGGATCTTTCCTTTTATACTCCATTTCCCCCTTGCTCTTTCCTTTTTGTTATAATGAAAGAAAATAAAAAGGAGGCCCAACAATGGCTATTAAATTCTCAAAAACAGATGATCTTGATAAAATGTTTGAAAATTTTGCGAGTTTTCCGGATGTAGAAAAGAAAGTAGAATTTCCTGAAGAAAAAAAGAAGGCAGAAACTGCTACCACTAAAGAAGCAAAGAAGGCTAAGTAATGACATTCTTTCAACACCTTCCCTCTAGCGTCTTGCAGGCTGGGGCTATTTTTCTCTCGATTATTATCGAAGCCCTACCGTTTGTCCTAATCGGAAGTATCGTTTCAGGGATTATTGAGGTCTATATCACCCCCGAGAGGGTCTACCGCTTTCTTCCCAAGAATAAATTTGGGCGGATCTTCTTTGGGACCTTTATCGGCTTTATCTTTCCTTCCTGTGAATGTGGGATTGTTCCCATTATCAATCGCTTTCTAGAAAAGAAAGTCCCAAGTTATACTGCTGTTCCCTTTTTGGTGACAGCACCGGTCATCAATCCCATCGTTCTCTTTGCGACCTACTCAGCTTTTGGGAATTCTGTCAAGATGGCCATCTACCGCGCCCTTGGTTCCCTACTGGTCGCAACGGTGCTAGGGATCTTTCTTGGTTTTATTCAGACAGATTCGATCCAAAAAGAACATCGTAAGGCTGTACATGAACATGATTTTAGGGGCTTGAGCAAAGGTCAAAAGCTCTTTCAAGTCTTGGTGCAGGCGATTGATGAATTCTTTGACACGGGAAGTTACCTGGTATTTGGTTGTCTCTTTGCCAGTCTCGTCCAAGTCTATGTCCCAACACGGATCCTCACTTCAATCAGTGCGACACCAGTTATTGCTATTCTCCTTCTCATGGTCTTGTCCTTTCTCCTCTCACTTTGTAGTGAGGCGGACGCCTTTGTTGGATCCTCTCTTCTGACGAGTTTTGGAGTAGCGCCTGTTCTTGCCTTTCTGGTGATTGGGCCTATGCTTGATGTCAAAAATCTCCTCATGATGAAAAATTATCTCAAGACCCGTTTTATCTGGCAATTTATCGGAATTGTGAGTGGGGTTGTGCTCCTTTATGCTTGGTTTGTGGGGGTGGTGCTATGATTCGTTTCTTGATATTAGCTGGCTATTTTGAGCTCACCATGTACCTGCAATTATCTGGTAAGCTCAATCAATACATCAACTTACACTATTCTTACTTGGCTTATATTTCCATGTTCTTGTCCTTTGTTTTAGCTCTTGTGCAGCTGATCATCTGGGTCAAGCAGATGAAGATCCACAGTCATCTCTCTAGCTTCTGGGCAAAAGTGGCGAGTATCTTCTTGCTCTGTATTCCTTTGTTTGTCGGGCTATTTTTCCCTACAGTGACACTAGATTCCCAAACGGTTTCTGCCAAAGGCTACCACTTCCCGGTTGCGGCTGGATCTTCCAAGGAAATCCAGCAGGACGAAGGGACAACAACCCAGTATCTCAAACCGGATACTAGTAGCTATTTTACCAAGTCAGCCTATGAATCAGAAATGAAGCAGGCTGCAAAGAAATATGTTGATAAAAAAGTGATCCAGGTGACCACTGAGAATTACATGGAAGTCATGGAAGTGATTTATGATTATCCTGACCAATTCGCAGGAAAGACGATCGAGTTGACCGGTTTTGTATACAATGACCCCAATAACAAGGACAGCCAATTCCTCTTTCGCTTTGGGATCATCCACTGTATCGCAGATTCCGGAGTCTACGGTCTCTTAACGACAGGTGCTCCGCAGCATTTCGAAAACAATACCTGGATCCATGCCAAAGGAACCTTGTCCATTGAATACCACAAGCAGCTCAAACAAAGCTTGCCTGTCCTCCACATTAGCGATTGTAAGACCATTACAAAACCGGATAATCCTTATGTCTACCGCGTATTCTGATGGATTCACCAAGTTTCTTCGGTGGTCGATCCAAACAGCTTATAACAGCTCAAGCTAGAATCCACATTGGTTCTAGCTTTTTCTATGCTTTCCTCTCAAATCCTCTAATCCAAGCGGAAAATATTCGGAACAACGATTCCATCAAAGAAATCTTGTAGATTTTATGGTAAAATATGGTTAATAAAATAGGAAATAGGTACTTAAATGTCTTCAAAAGTTATTGTAACCATTTTCGGGGCCAGTGGAGATTTAGCCAAGCGCAAACTCTACCCATCCCTTTTTAGACTCTATAAATCAGGAAATCTATCTGAACACTTTGCGGTTATCGGAACAGCTCGCAGACCATGGAGCAAGGAGTACTTTGAATCAGTTGTGGTAGAATCTATCACAGATCTGGCAGATAGCCCTCAACAAGCTCAAGAATTCGCTAGCCATTTCTACTACCAAAGCCACGATGTCAATGATACCGAACATTACATCGCCCTGCGTGAATTGCAAAATAGCTTGGATGAAAAATACCAAACAGAACACAACAAGGTCTTCTTCTTGTCCATGGCTCCTCAATTTTTTGGAACCATTGCCAAACACCTCAAATCCGAAGGAATTGTGGATGGGCAAGGCTTTGAGCGCTTGATCGTTGAAAAACCTTTCGGTACAGACCTAGAAACGGCTAGTCAGCTCAACAAGGAATTGGAAGAAACCTTTAATGAAGAACAAATCTTCCGGATCGACCATTACCTTGGAAAAGAAATGATCCAAAATATCTTTGCTATTCGTTTTGGAAATCTTATTTTTGATAATCTTTGGAACCGAGATTTTATTGACAATATCCAAATTACTTTTGCTGAACGCTTGGGGGTTGAAGAACGCGGTGGCTACTATGATCACTCGGGGGCCCTTCGAGATATGGTGCAAAACCATACCCTTCAGCTTTTGTCATTGCTTGCCATGGATAAACCAGCTACCTTTACCAAGGATGCGATTCGGGCAGAAAAAGTTAAAGTTTTTGAGCAATTGCACAATCCAACAGATGAGGAACTGAAGAAATTCTTTATCCGTGGTCAATACCATTCAGGTACGATCGAAGGGAAAAAAGATATCTCTTATCGCAGTGAGCCAAATGTCGACCCTGAATCTACTACGGAGACCTATGCTTCTGGTGCATTCTTTGTTGATAGCGATCGATTCCGTGGAGTGCCTTTCTTCTTCCGTACCGGAAAACGTTTGACCCAAAAAGGAACTATGGTCAATGTGGTCTTCAAGCAAACCGACTCCATCTTTGGACATAGCTTGCAACCAAATGTCTTGACCATTTATATCCAACCAAATGAAGGTTTCTCATTGAGCATCAACGGAAAAGAGGTCGGGGAAAAATTCAGCATCGCACCTATTTCCTTTGACTACGAAACAGATGCGACGGCAACTGGAGCTTCACCAGAGCCTTATGAAAAATTAATTTTCGACGTTTTGAACAATGACTCAACCAATTACAGCCACTGGCAAGAAGTTCGTGCTTCATGGCAATTGATTGACCGGATTGAAAAACTATGGGCCGAAAATGGAGCACCGCTCTATGAATACAAGTCTGGATCCATGGGACCAACTGCATCCGATGATCTCCTTGCAGAGTACGGAGCCGAATGGGTTTGGAAACCTGAACCTAAGAATTAAGGAAAGCCACCTTCGGGTGGTTTTTTTTTGATAGCGCAAGGAAACAAAAAGACAAATTGTCCTTCCAACAATTTGTCTTTTTCTATTTGACTCTTAAATCAAGCCTTCCAAGAGGCCTTTCATGAAGTTTTCTGAGTGGAATGGTCCGATGTCATCAATCTTTTCTCCGAATCCAATCAACTTCACTGGAATGTCCAACTCTTCACGGATCGCAAGGACGACCCCACCTCGAGCTGTTCCATCGATCTTGGTCAGTACAATTCCTGTCACAGGCGTAATTTTTGAAAATTCTTTAGCTTGCACCAAGGCATTTTGACCGGTTGATGCATCGAGGGCCAGCAAGGTTTCATGCGGTGCATCAGGTACCACACGCTTGATAATGCGGCCGATTTTTTCAAGCTCTGCCATGAGGTTGTCCTTGTTTTGCAGACGCCCCGCTGTATCAATCATCAGAACATCGATGTTTTCAGCGATCGCGCGTTCCATTCCATCAAAGACGACGCTAGCAGGATCTGATTTTTCAGGACCTGTTACAACTGGAACATCTACGCGGCGTCCCCATTCTGCCAGTTGAGCCACTGCTCCTGCACGGAAAGTATCTGCTGCAACCAACATGACTTTCTTACCCTCTTGTTTGTAGCGATGGGCTAACTTCCCGATAGAGGTTGTTTTACCAACTCCATTGACCCCAACAAAGAGCATGACCGTGAGACCATCTTGAAAACGAATGGCTTCATTAAATTGGCCATCCTTTTCATACAAGTCCACCAATTTTTCGATGATCACGCGCTTGAGAGCATCTGGTTTTTTGGCATTTTCCAAACGGGCTTCATAACGCAACTCTTCGGTTAAATTAGAGGCCACTTGAACCCCAACGTCACTCATGATCAAGAGTTCTTCCAATTCTTCAAAGAATTCTTCATCGACTGAACGGAAATTGGCAAAGAAGGCATTGAGGCGTGCTCCAAATCCAGTCCGTGTCTTTTTCAAGCTACGATCGTATTTTTCCTGAATGGTTTCTTGCTGAGGCTTAACCTCGTCTGGAATTGGCTCTTCTGCCTCTTCAACAGTTCTTTCCTCAACGGCTGATGCAGCTTCTCCTTCCGGAAGTCTGGACTCAGCTTCTGCTACTTCTGAAGTTTCCTCCACTTGAGCAATCGCTTCTGATACTTCAGGTTCTGAAACCCCATCCTGAGCGTTACTTGTTCTGGAACTTCCTCTTCTGTCGTGCTCGCTTCTACTAGCTCAGCTTCAGATGATGGAGAAGCAATCGGTGACTCTTCTTCCAGTTCTGAACCATTAGCGCCATCTGGTTCTTCAACGGTTTCAGTTACTTTCGCTTCAATTTTCACTTCTTCAAGAGGCTCAGTCTCCGTTTCATCAGCTAGTGGTGAAACTTCTTCAGGACTTGCTTCTGTTTGAGCAGGTTCAAAGGCAACTGGAGACTCCTCTACCGGTTCTTGAACTTCAGGAGTCTCTGAAGTTCCTATTTCTTCAACAAGAGGTTCCTCTGCCGGCTCTTCTTGAGCAACGGTTGAAACAGGTTGATGAGTGGCTGCAATTCGCGCTTTGAGCTCTTGGTAGTAAGCCTCCATATCAGCGATTTTTTGCTCTTCCTTGTCATTTTGGGTAGCCGTCGGCTCCTCTTTGACAGTTTCTTCAACCTCAGTACTTTCCGTCACTTCTTCCGAAGACGGAAGCACTTTTTCAGTTTCTTCTTTTTTTCCAAATAAACGATCAAATAATCCCATTTATTCACTCTCCTTTAGCACATAATTTTCAATTGCCCATGCGACGGCATCCTGGTCATTGGTCACAGGGGCCACAAGCGCTGCAACTTCCTTCACTGCTGGAATCGCATTGCCCATGGCAACTCCCAGTCCAGCCCACTGGATCATAGACAGGTCATTGGCTTCATCCCCACAGGCCATGACTTGATCAGCCTTAAGGCCCAAAATAGCTGCCA encodes the following:
- a CDS encoding SPJ_0845 family protein; this encodes MAIKFSKTDDLDKMFENFASFPDVEKKVEFPEEKKKAETATTKEAKKAK
- a CDS encoding permease, yielding MTFFQHLPSSVLQAGAIFLSIIIEALPFVLIGSIVSGIIEVYITPERVYRFLPKNKFGRIFFGTFIGFIFPSCECGIVPIINRFLEKKVPSYTAVPFLVTAPVINPIVLFATYSAFGNSVKMAIYRALGSLLVATVLGIFLGFIQTDSIQKEHRKAVHEHDFRGLSKGQKLFQVLVQAIDEFFDTGSYLVFGCLFASLVQVYVPTRILTSISATPVIAILLLMVLSFLLSLCSEADAFVGSSLLTSFGVAPVLAFLVIGPMLDVKNLLMMKNYLKTRFIWQFIGIVSGVVLLYAWFVGVVL
- the zwf gene encoding glucose-6-phosphate dehydrogenase, encoding MSSKVIVTIFGASGDLAKRKLYPSLFRLYKSGNLSEHFAVIGTARRPWSKEYFESVVVESITDLADSPQQAQEFASHFYYQSHDVNDTEHYIALRELQNSLDEKYQTEHNKVFFLSMAPQFFGTIAKHLKSEGIVDGQGFERLIVEKPFGTDLETASQLNKELEETFNEEQIFRIDHYLGKEMIQNIFAIRFGNLIFDNLWNRDFIDNIQITFAERLGVEERGGYYDHSGALRDMVQNHTLQLLSLLAMDKPATFTKDAIRAEKVKVFEQLHNPTDEELKKFFIRGQYHSGTIEGKKDISYRSEPNVDPESTTETYASGAFFVDSDRFRGVPFFFRTGKRLTQKGTMVNVVFKQTDSIFGHSLQPNVLTIYIQPNEGFSLSINGKEVGEKFSIAPISFDYETDATATGASPEPYEKLIFDVLNNDSTNYSHWQEVRASWQLIDRIEKLWAENGAPLYEYKSGSMGPTASDDLLAEYGAEWVWKPEPKN
- a CDS encoding PspC domain-containing protein; translation: MTSSFYKLKRHRLVSGVLAGLADKFGLSVTLLRFLFILFTVSHAFIGVIIYLLLDTTLPYKDEEEQEIFDNGPRPRRRKEAEPIHDQNDSPFF
- the ftsY gene encoding signal recognition particle-docking protein FtsY, with protein sequence MEETSEVAEAESRLPEGEAASAVEERTVEEAEEPIPDEVKPQQETIQEKYDRSLKKTRTGFGARLNAFFANFRSVDEEFFEELEELLIMSDVGVQVASNLTEELRYEARLENAKKPDALKRVIIEKLVDLYEKDGQFNEAIRFQDGLTVMLFVGVNGVGKTTSIGKLAHRYKQEGKKVMLVAADTFRAGAVAQLAEWGRRVDVPVVTGPEKSDPASVVFDGMERAIAENIDVLMIDTAGRLQNKDNLMAELEKIGRIIKRVVPDAPHETLLALDASTGQNALVQAKEFSKITPVTGIVLTKIDGTARGGVVLAIREELDIPVKLIGFGEKIDDIGPFHSENFMKGLLEGLI
- a CDS encoding Tex family protein; the protein is MVAKYAIIEAMDKYEKIAQELGVSLKQIDTVLSLTAEGSTIPFIARYRKDMTGNLDEVAIKAIIDRDKSLTALAERKETVLAKIEEQGKLTEALKQAIEAAEKLADVEELYLPYKEKRRTKATIAREAGLFPLARLILQNSPNLEVEAQKFTCEAFPTETAALAGAVDILVEAISEDTQLRALTYQEIHGYSLMTSTLKDESLDPKRTFEIYYDFSEKIKSMQGYRTLALNRGEKLGVLKVGFEHQLDRIIRIFEARFKTKNAYIDEVIQQAVKKKIVPAIERRIRTELTEVAEDGAIQLFSENLRNLLLIPPLKGRVVLGFDPAFRTGAKLAVVDETGKMLATQVIYPVAPAKPAQIEQAKKDLSSLIKEFGVEIIAIGNGTASRESEAFVAEVLHDHPGVRYVIVNESGASVYSASELARHEFPELTVEKRSAISIARRLQDPLAELVKIDAKSIGVGQYQHDVNQKKLTESLDFVVDTVVNQVGVNINTASPSLLAHVAGLNKTISENIVKYREEEGMILSRAQIKKVPRLGAKAFEQAAGFLRIPESKNILDNTGVHPESYKEVEKLFQLLEITDLDASAQEKLKAVNIKEMSTQLDLGPETLKDIIADLLKPGRDLRDSFDAPVLRQDVLDIKDLHIGQKLEGVVRNVVDFGAFVDIGIHEDGLIHISHMSKQFIKHPSQVVSVGDLVTVWVKKIDVEREKVNLSLVAPNESD
- the lgt gene encoding prolipoprotein diacylglyceryl transferase translates to MNPVALQLGPISIRWYAICIVSGLILAVYLSMKEAPRKKIDPDDIIDFILIAFPLAIVGARLYYVIFEWGYYSQHLSEIFAIWNGGIAIYGGLLTGALVLYLFSRRRLIEPIDFLDIAAPSVMIAQSIGRWGNFFNQEAYGAAVKSLNYLPSFIRDQMYIDGSYRQPTFLYESSWNLLGFLLILILRRKPQFLRQGEITAFYLIWYGFGRMIIEGMRTDSLMFAGLRVSQWLSMILILVGLAIIIYQRRKKAPYYVEAKE
- the hprK gene encoding HPr(Ser) kinase/phosphatase, producing the protein MAVTVRDLQEKLRLSVVYGDDSLLSKEITTADISRPGLEMTGYFDYYTPERIQLVGMKEWSYLVKMSSHNRHQVLRKMFQPETPVIIVARNLEIPEEMLRAAEEKQLAILKSNVATSRLSGELSSYLDSRLAERTSVHGVLMDIYGMGVLIQGDSGIGKSETGLELVKRGHRLVADDRVDIYARDEMTLWGEPAEILRHLLEIRGVGIIDVMSLYGASAVKDSSQVQIAVYLENYAKDQVYDRLGNNAEELEIGGVTIPRIRIPVKTGRNISVVIEAAAMNVRAKEMGYDATKTFEERLSQLISQNEVKE
- a CDS encoding TIGR03943 family putative permease subunit encodes the protein MIRFLILAGYFELTMYLQLSGKLNQYINLHYSYLAYISMFLSFVLALVQLIIWVKQMKIHSHLSSFWAKVASIFLLCIPLFVGLFFPTVTLDSQTVSAKGYHFPVAAGSSKEIQQDEGTTTQYLKPDTSSYFTKSAYESEMKQAAKKYVDKKVIQVTTENYMEVMEVIYDYPDQFAGKTIELTGFVYNDPNNKDSQFLFRFGIIHCIADSGVYGLLTTGAPQHFENNTWIHAKGTLSIEYHKQLKQSLPVLHISDCKTITKPDNPYVYRVF
- a CDS encoding SprT family protein, which encodes MNLTEYVRQVSLEDFGREFRHQAEWNSRLQTTGGRFFPKDRHLDFNPKIYQAFGLEVFRKIVRHELCHYHLYDQGKGYRHKDLDFKQLLQQVDGLRFTPPLPDRTGRVKRIYLYQCPHCGQEYRRKRKIDLKKYACGRCHSRLQFLEMRQE
- a CDS encoding DUF948 domain-containing protein — its product is MFIEIAYGLLGLALVALVIYMIFFLSKIGKVVDETQKTIQVLTSDVNVTLHQTNDLLAKVNVLTDDLNQKVATIDPLFTAVADLSESVSDLNDQARQLGSKAVSAGGKTVKASIGLKAIKMASKLFK